One Citricoccus sp. K5 DNA window includes the following coding sequences:
- the dut gene encoding dUTP diphosphatase, translated as MNLKVKRTDPAATLPTRAHPTDAGLDLYALNDVHLYASGRAIVPTGIAVAIPAGYYGQIQGRSGLAARDGVVPAGGVIDADYRGEVQVILMNHSRNGWTAKAGDRIAQLVILPIATPGVVEVAELPGTERGHGAMGSTGK; from the coding sequence TTGAACCTCAAAGTAAAGCGCACCGACCCGGCCGCAACACTCCCCACCCGCGCACACCCCACCGATGCAGGCCTGGACCTGTACGCGCTGAATGACGTGCACCTGTACGCATCTGGCCGCGCAATCGTCCCCACTGGCATTGCAGTGGCCATCCCAGCCGGCTACTACGGGCAGATCCAGGGGCGCTCAGGACTGGCCGCACGTGACGGTGTAGTGCCCGCTGGTGGAGTGATCGACGCCGACTATCGCGGCGAGGTCCAGGTGATCCTCATGAACCACTCGCGCAACGGATGGACGGCAAAGGCAGGTGACCGGATCGCGCAACTGGTCATCCTGCCGATTGCCACGCCCGGAGTTGTCGAAGTGGCCGAGCTGCCGGGAACTGAGCGTGGGCACGGCGCGATGGGGAGCACGGGGAAATGA
- a CDS encoding HNH endonuclease signature motif containing protein, with protein sequence MTEEVKCKHPGCDRPKWRAFGYCGAHYQRFKKGKDMDAPIRNVHATDAERFWSKVDKSGKCWIWTGAKYNGYGVFRIDSAARLAHRVSYKWAKGDIPDGEQLDHMCHNRACVNPDHVRFADHALNGQNRASANRNSKSGIRGVYWVEARSGWMASIMLNREMHRRGPFDDIREAEQAAIELRREHMPYSLMDRERKAS encoded by the coding sequence ATGACGGAGGAGGTCAAATGCAAGCACCCCGGATGTGACAGACCGAAGTGGCGGGCGTTCGGATATTGCGGCGCCCATTACCAGCGGTTCAAGAAGGGGAAGGACATGGATGCGCCAATCAGGAACGTGCACGCCACCGATGCGGAGCGGTTCTGGTCCAAGGTGGACAAATCTGGCAAGTGCTGGATATGGACCGGCGCGAAGTACAACGGCTACGGGGTGTTCCGGATTGATAGCGCTGCCCGCTTGGCGCACCGAGTGTCCTACAAGTGGGCAAAGGGTGATATCCCAGACGGCGAGCAGTTGGACCATATGTGCCACAACCGCGCATGCGTCAACCCTGATCATGTCAGGTTTGCAGATCATGCACTCAACGGCCAAAACCGAGCGTCCGCAAACCGGAACAGCAAGTCCGGGATTCGCGGCGTCTATTGGGTCGAGGCCCGCAGCGGATGGATGGCATCAATCATGCTGAACCGGGAGATGCATCGGCGTGGCCCGTTTGACGACATCCGCGAGGCCGAGCAGGCCGCAATAGAGCTACGCCGCGAGCACATGCCGTACTCGCTGATGGACAGGGAAAGGAAAGCATCATGA
- a CDS encoding HNH endonuclease signature motif containing protein, which translates to MATSRTGTGTWKKVRAERLKLDYEAGVTHCPICGCWLDWENSRRPNSPEPDHIVPHSMGGQDTVDNTRTICRFDNQSRGDGTRKPKRTRPVIKTVTLDAAGAW; encoded by the coding sequence ATGGCCACCAGTAGGACAGGGACCGGGACGTGGAAGAAGGTACGAGCCGAGCGCCTGAAGCTTGACTACGAAGCCGGCGTAACCCACTGCCCCATCTGCGGATGCTGGCTCGACTGGGAGAACAGCCGAAGACCCAACAGCCCCGAGCCTGACCACATCGTCCCCCACTCAATGGGCGGACAGGACACCGTGGACAACACGCGCACCATCTGCCGCTTCGACAATCAGTCACGCGGCGACGGAACACGCAAGCCAAAGCGAACGAGGCCAGTGATCAAGACAGTCACCCTCGACGCGGCAGGGGCATGGTGA
- a CDS encoding helix-turn-helix domain-containing protein has translation MMSYTYSGSAVQAPRRRWSRPKQRIRQEVYVQVKDAQLIKELRQEKGLNQRQLATLAKCSQAAISAIETGKLKNISEDLGAHIAHWLDRRPRELFDKFDDERVAALLVKNDARMTRQRVAA, from the coding sequence ATGATGAGTTACACGTACAGCGGATCGGCCGTACAGGCACCCCGCCGAAGATGGTCCCGCCCCAAGCAACGCATCCGCCAGGAGGTGTACGTGCAGGTAAAAGATGCACAACTCATCAAGGAACTGCGGCAGGAGAAGGGTTTGAATCAGCGACAGCTAGCAACCCTCGCCAAGTGCAGTCAGGCAGCCATTAGCGCCATCGAGACCGGGAAGCTGAAGAACATCTCAGAAGACCTCGGCGCGCACATTGCCCATTGGCTCGACCGTCGTCCACGCGAATTGTTCGACAAGTTCGATGACGAGCGCGTTGCTGCGCTCCTCGTGAAGAACGATGCACGCATGACCCGTCAGCGGGTAGCAGCATGA
- a CDS encoding lambda exonuclease family protein translates to MALTVYEDLEQGSEEWLQARAGIVTASTVGQLITTKTLKTAQNDTARGLVSTLVAERITGHVEEIFPNRDMQRGTLSEPYAREIYEQHYAATSEVGFMVRDDWGFKIGYSPDGLVGDDGLIEIKSPRQKTHLNTLLTDMVPIHYMAQCQTEMLVSGREWVDFISYNSGMPFFVKRVHPDEQWREAIVNAVKGFESDAAALMETYQLRIKGRPQTERIDVFEEEEIRI, encoded by the coding sequence ATGGCGCTGACCGTCTATGAAGACCTGGAGCAGGGAAGCGAGGAGTGGCTGCAGGCCCGCGCTGGGATCGTCACTGCCAGCACGGTCGGCCAACTCATCACCACGAAGACGCTGAAGACCGCGCAGAACGACACTGCACGCGGCCTGGTCTCCACGCTGGTGGCCGAGCGCATCACGGGGCACGTTGAAGAGATCTTCCCGAACCGGGACATGCAGCGAGGGACACTCTCGGAACCGTACGCCCGCGAGATCTACGAACAGCACTATGCGGCCACTTCCGAGGTTGGATTCATGGTCCGTGATGACTGGGGATTCAAGATCGGATACAGCCCCGATGGTCTCGTTGGCGACGACGGCCTGATTGAGATCAAGAGTCCACGCCAGAAGACGCACCTGAACACGCTACTCACTGACATGGTGCCGATCCACTACATGGCTCAATGCCAGACCGAGATGCTCGTCTCTGGCCGCGAGTGGGTGGACTTCATCAGCTACAACTCCGGGATGCCGTTCTTTGTGAAGCGCGTGCACCCGGACGAGCAGTGGCGGGAAGCAATCGTGAACGCCGTCAAGGGCTTCGAGAGTGACGCCGCCGCGCTAATGGAGACGTACCAACTCCGAATCAAGGGCAGACCGCAGACCGAACGCATCGACGTATTCGAGGAAGAGGAGATCCGGATATGA
- a CDS encoding DUF3310 domain-containing protein, which translates to MTDLINHPPHYAGVPGIKGECIEYTRQMSFTLGNAFKYVWRAGSKGDAAEDLRKALWYITDAGLNGQGPIRDVPLIADGAAPMTRRRYVLGCIARGDLYKASVLIRDLSEHPEHLDKEMS; encoded by the coding sequence ATGACCGACCTCATCAACCACCCGCCACACTATGCAGGCGTTCCCGGCATCAAGGGTGAGTGCATCGAGTACACCCGCCAGATGTCATTCACGCTCGGTAACGCATTCAAGTACGTATGGCGGGCCGGGTCCAAGGGTGACGCCGCCGAGGACCTGAGGAAGGCGCTCTGGTACATCACGGACGCCGGGCTGAACGGCCAGGGGCCCATTCGCGATGTGCCACTCATTGCGGACGGGGCTGCGCCCATGACGCGCCGCCGCTACGTCCTCGGATGCATTGCACGCGGCGACCTCTACAAGGCGTCCGTGCTCATCCGTGACCTATCCGAGCACCCCGAGCACCTTGACAAGGAGATGTCATGA
- a CDS encoding glutaredoxin domain-containing protein, whose translation MSKTITLYTKDNCRMCWASKRKLDSLGATYAMRAVDLPTVESMQDLEALRAEGYQEMPVVIVQHGDGSQSSWSGYRPNLIEEYCRPEEKAA comes from the coding sequence ATGAGCAAGACCATCACGCTTTACACCAAGGACAACTGCCGCATGTGCTGGGCCAGCAAACGCAAGCTCGACTCACTCGGTGCCACGTATGCCATGAGAGCCGTGGACCTGCCCACCGTTGAATCCATGCAGGATCTCGAAGCACTCCGCGCCGAGGGATACCAGGAGATGCCCGTCGTCATCGTCCAGCACGGCGACGGATCGCAATCGTCATGGTCCGGATACCGCCCGAACCTGATCGAGGAGTACTGCCGGCCAGAGGAGAAGGCGGCATGA
- a CDS encoding DnaB-like helicase C-terminal domain-containing protein, with the protein MGSTESIEHAELALLGAAINASGRGLDELDFEPGDFRDPSLEFAWRTITTMARDGKPVDAVTISHELRNSERPTDPTLIPMASEAAPSGSSANYYAQIVAEHATRRRLAEAGRAIASMADQPGDIDAIVEDARQKLDRSGRTVRHEPVQFVWETIQNTVDGFDSGTSFVPTPWEGLNDVIGGLRPGAVYTIGARPGVGKSVMGVQLALSLAQQGGVAMLSLEMSQDDVNKRILAHQRHVPMDRLMNPENLTPEDYQRIADWSASYRYPLAVSKSAQVTITEIRRFARNVHRRAPLAGVVVDYLQLMAQAPQDKRARHEFVADMSRQLKLLAMDMHVPVVMLSQLNRASATDKRPPMLNDLRESGAIEQDSDVVILLHRDTVDPGKRGELEIIVAKNRHGRPDIVQADFAGHYSEIRDQ; encoded by the coding sequence ATGGGCAGCACTGAGAGCATCGAGCACGCAGAACTAGCCCTACTCGGCGCGGCCATCAACGCGAGTGGCCGAGGACTCGATGAACTGGACTTCGAACCGGGAGACTTCCGTGACCCGTCCCTAGAGTTCGCATGGCGCACCATCACCACCATGGCCCGAGACGGCAAGCCCGTCGATGCGGTCACCATCTCGCATGAACTCCGAAACAGTGAACGGCCAACCGATCCGACGCTAATCCCGATGGCGTCGGAGGCGGCACCGTCCGGCTCGTCGGCGAACTACTACGCACAGATCGTCGCCGAGCACGCCACCAGACGCAGGCTCGCAGAAGCCGGACGTGCAATCGCATCCATGGCCGACCAGCCTGGCGACATTGACGCCATCGTGGAGGACGCACGGCAGAAGCTCGATCGCTCAGGTAGAACCGTCCGACACGAGCCGGTGCAGTTCGTATGGGAGACCATTCAGAACACGGTTGATGGCTTCGACTCCGGGACATCATTCGTGCCGACGCCATGGGAGGGCCTGAACGATGTCATCGGCGGGCTAAGGCCAGGTGCGGTCTACACCATCGGGGCGCGACCTGGTGTGGGCAAGTCGGTGATGGGTGTGCAGTTGGCCCTCTCCCTCGCTCAGCAGGGCGGAGTGGCCATGCTCTCGCTGGAGATGAGCCAGGACGACGTGAACAAGCGCATCCTTGCCCACCAGCGGCACGTGCCCATGGACCGGCTCATGAACCCGGAGAACCTGACCCCCGAGGACTACCAGCGGATTGCGGACTGGTCTGCCAGTTACCGCTACCCGCTGGCCGTGTCCAAGTCAGCCCAGGTGACCATCACCGAGATTCGCAGGTTCGCTCGCAACGTCCACCGACGTGCACCGCTGGCCGGCGTCGTTGTGGACTACTTGCAGCTCATGGCACAGGCACCGCAGGACAAGCGCGCACGACACGAGTTCGTGGCTGACATGTCCCGACAGTTGAAGCTACTGGCCATGGATATGCACGTGCCCGTGGTCATGCTCTCCCAGCTCAACCGAGCCAGCGCCACCGACAAGCGGCCACCGATGCTCAATGACCTCCGTGAGTCAGGAGCTATTGAGCAGGATTCAGACGTGGTGATCCTCCTGCACCGGGACACCGTGGACCCTGGCAAGCGCGGCGAGTTGGAGATCATCGTGGCCAAGAACCGACACGGCCGCCCGGACATCGTGCAAGCCGACTTCGCAGGCCACTACAGCGAGATCCGCGACCAGTGA
- a CDS encoding WhiB family transcriptional regulator, whose protein sequence is MTYLMDDTTDAAVLTPCRQDPEQWFPAPGGTAPIARALCQTCPVIDACLEAALDFEGDARRADRFGVWGGMSPQERADEAVLRLAMARLKEAA, encoded by the coding sequence ATGACCTACCTCATGGATGACACCACTGACGCCGCAGTGCTCACCCCGTGCAGGCAGGACCCCGAGCAATGGTTCCCGGCGCCAGGTGGTACCGCGCCAATCGCCCGCGCTCTCTGCCAGACCTGCCCTGTTATCGATGCCTGCCTGGAAGCCGCACTGGACTTCGAGGGAGACGCACGGCGGGCTGACAGGTTCGGGGTCTGGGGCGGCATGTCACCCCAGGAGCGTGCAGACGAGGCGGTATTGAGACTGGCCATGGCGCGACTGAAGGAGGCCGCATGA
- a CDS encoding single-stranded DNA-binding protein, protein MAGETIITVVGNLTSDPELRFTPSGAAVANFTIASTPRTFDKQSNEWKDGETLFLRASIWREAAEQVAESLTKGTRVIAQGALKMRAYEKDGQKRTSTELDVHEIGPSLKYATAKVTKSNRSNGTNSNSGFNTAPAGNSGQGDVWGGSGNAAGNWETPGNDGQPPF, encoded by the coding sequence ATGGCAGGCGAAACGATTATCACCGTAGTAGGCAACCTGACGAGCGATCCGGAACTTAGGTTCACCCCATCCGGGGCGGCAGTCGCGAACTTCACCATTGCGTCCACCCCGCGCACGTTCGACAAGCAGTCGAATGAATGGAAGGACGGCGAGACATTGTTCCTGCGCGCCTCCATCTGGCGTGAGGCCGCTGAGCAAGTCGCGGAATCGCTAACGAAGGGTACGCGGGTCATTGCTCAGGGTGCGTTGAAGATGCGCGCCTACGAGAAGGACGGGCAGAAGCGTACGAGCACCGAACTTGACGTGCACGAAATCGGCCCCTCCCTGAAGTACGCCACGGCCAAGGTCACCAAGTCCAACCGGAGCAACGGCACCAACTCCAACTCCGGCTTCAACACCGCACCCGCTGGCAACAGTGGGCAGGGTGACGTGTGGGGCGGTAGTGGGAATGCGGCTGGGAACTGGGAGACGCCGGGTAACGATGGACAGCCGCCGTTCTGA